In a genomic window of Chrysemys picta bellii isolate R12L10 chromosome 1, ASM1138683v2, whole genome shotgun sequence:
- the LOC135981026 gene encoding LOW QUALITY PROTEIN: uncharacterized protein LOC135981026 (The sequence of the model RefSeq protein was modified relative to this genomic sequence to represent the inferred CDS: inserted 1 base in 1 codon; substituted 1 base at 1 genomic stop codon) has product MFDLHIGLISFDQEKAFDHVDHGLPTLQLELADLPEDKEWKCEESDGESSSFPRNIKKTDDKEECGLHDKKSNDKEKSGLHKKERHDKEESASHDDRNSCYDSDVNTKGRNSGIQTRILELNPRAFFMPYDCHSLSLAVSDAASSSLDSVSPFGVLQRIYILFSASTIRWKILTDNVTNLTVKLLSDTCWESHIDRYVLLRCDEQKCYDEFGGSTWLLLDLERLLARPGESKDETCNLHLKNCPVEAWTPRLAGIPQKWLNKNKKLRVTPITIGTWNVRTLLDNITADRPERRTALVARELARYNIDIAALSETRLANEGQLSEQLSESGGCYTFFWSGRSSDERRESGVGFTIKNHLVWKLASSPKSMNDRLMTMQLLLQKGKQATLISAYAPTMTNPEDVKDKFYEELDTLLSSVHHTDNLILLGDFNARIGCDAAAWEGVIGKNGVGKCNSNGLLLLKTCAAHDLLISNTVFRLPTRNRTSWMHPRSKHWHLIDYVIIRRRDRQDVRVTKAMCGADCWTDHRLIVSKMKLCIMLKRRPQGCKALKRINVSKLKNSCITENLAEDLENELADLRGKTGLTKMMQKSRPYLLRSTACIVHIKMIHPQRQRRPPLSTLAEQVQNRLRKMQDLWLSTKADEIQAYVDRNDYKQLYEVLNTLYGPQSSGSFPLLNSDEFRDASILHFYKRKGNRQVCDNHRGISLLSTVGKVLARVLLNRLITHLEKGLLPESQCGFCKGRGTIDMIFAVRQLQEKCQEQXLYTIFVDLTKAFDSVSRMGLWRIMSKFGCPDRFIRMVRQFHHGMMARVLDDGEISEAFPVTNGIKQGCVLAPTLFSMIFSATLTDAFQHCTEGVGLKYRTDGKLFNLRRLRAITKVKENVLRDFLFADDCALNASTEPEMQASMDKFSTACNNFGLTINIKKTEVMHQPAPHVLYSEPSITVNGQRLQTVDHFTYLGSTLSXAASIDDEVNCRIAKATSAFGRLCSNIWERRGISLPTKLKVYRAVELPTLLYACETWTVYWSHARRLNHFHISCLRKLLKIRWQDKVPDTDVLTRASLPSVHTLLMRAQTRWAGHVVRMSDERIPKQFFYGEFTQGKRSHGGQKKRFKDTLKTSLKFFEINTATWETFALNRPAWHSLIHTGNKCPTLLKKLFDDPATQLWLLFANKQTAMYQNITEMIEKNDLLVTEVALQICYRRGLEKDLSQQK; this is encoded by the exons gaattagcagatttacctgaagataaggaatggaaatgtgaggaaagtgatggagaatcatccAGTTTTCCTAGGAACATAAAGAAGactgatgataaagaagaatgtggcTTACATGACAAGAAGagtaatgacaaagaaaaatctggtttacacAAAAAGGAGAGACATGATAAAGAAGAATCAGCCTCgcatgatgacagaaacagct GCTATGACAGCGACGTGAACAcgaagggaagaaacagtggcaTCCAGACAAGAATCCTGGagctgaatccaagagctttcttcatGCCTTATGACTGCCATTCCCTCAGCCTGGCAGTGTCAGATGCAGCgtcatcttctttagattcagtatctccctttggagtactgcaaaggatatacatcctgttttcagcatcaactatcaggtggaagatcctcacagacaatgttacaaatctgactgTGAAGCTGCTAAGTGACACTTGCTGGGAGAGCCACATTGATAGA TATGTCTTGTTGAGATGTGATGAACAGAAGTGCTATGATGAATTTGGTGGATCCACTTGGTTGCTGTTGGATTTGGAAAGATTGCTGGCAAGGCCAGGTGAAAGCAAGGATGAAACCTgtaatttgcatttaaaaaactGTCCTGTGGAGGCATG GACaccgcggctggcggggatcccacaaaagtggttgaacaaaaacaaaaaacttagagtgacaccgatcactattggcacatggaatgtgcgcacgttactggacaacatcacggcagacagaccggagagaagaacagcacttgtcgctagagagctcgcacgctacaacattgacattgcagcccttagcgaaactcgccttgctaatgaaggacagctgtccGAACAGCTGTCCGAGTCAGGCGGTTGCTATACATTCTTCTGGAGTGGCCGCAGCAGTGATGAGCGTCGCGAATCTGGAGTTGGCTTCACCATCAAGAATCATCTTGTTTGGAAACTTGCCAGTTCCCCCAAGAGTATGAATGACCGGCTCATGACAATGCAGCTTCtgcttcaaaaaggaaaacaagctactttgatcagcgcatatgctcctacaatgaccaacccagaggatgtgaaggataaattcTACGAAGAACTAGATACTCTGCTATCGTCAGTGCACCACACAGATAATCTGATTCTGCTTGGCGATTTTAACGCAAGAATCGGATGCGATGccgcagcctgggaaggagtcattgggaaaaatggagtgggaaagtgtaacagcaatggcctgttactgctgaaaacttgtgcagcacatgaccttctgatcagcaatacggtcttccgccttcctacccgtaacaggacttcgtggatgcatccccgttccaagcactggcatttgattgattatgtcatcatcaggagaagggacagacaagatgtcagggttacaaaagctatgtgtggcgctgactgttggacggatcataggctcatagtatccaaaatgaagctcTGTATCATGCTGAAGAGACGGCCACAAGGCTGTAAGGCTCTCAAAAGGATCAATGTGTCGAAGCTGAAGAACAGCtgcatcactgaaaatctagcggaagacctagagaatgagcttgctgatcttc gcggcaagactggtttgacgaaaatgatgcagaaatccaggccttacttgctgagaagcactGCCTGCATCGTGCATATCAAAATGATCCATCCTCAGCGGCAAAGAAGACCGCCTTTATCAACGCTCGCAGAACAAGTACAGAACCGATTGCGCAAAATGCAGGACTTGTGGCTGAGcaccaaagcagatgaaatacaggcatatgtGGACAGGAACGACTATAAGCAGCTTTATGAAGTCCTCAACACACTCTATGGTCCacagtcttctgggagctttcccctcctgaactctgatg aatttagagacGCGTCCATTTTGCACTtctataagaggaagggcaatcgccaggtatgTGACAATCACCGTGGAATCTCACTGCTTTCTACAGTggggaaagttcttgcacgggttctattgaaccgattgatcactcacctggagaagggcttactgccagaatcacagtgtggcttctgcaagggacgtgggactattgacatgatcttcgctgtgcgtcagctacaggagaaatgtcaagagc aacTCTACACAATTTTTGTGGACCTCAcgaaagcatttgattctgtcaGTCGCAtgggcctgtggaggatcatgtcgaaatttggctgtccagaTAGATTTATACGAATGGTACGTCAATTTCATCATGGTATGATGGCTCGTGTCCTGGATGATGGTGAAAtatctgaggccttcccagtcaccaacggcATCAAGCAAGGGTGCgttttagcacccactttgttcagcatgatattctctgccactctgactgatgcctttcaacactgcactgaaggagtaggcctgaagtatagaactgacgggaaactattcaatctgaggcgactgcgtgccatcaccaaggtgaaggaaaatgtacttcgagactttctctttgccgatgattgtgctctgaatgctagtacagagccagaaatgcaagccagtatggacaagttttcaactgcatgcaacaacttcggtctcaccattaacatcaagaagactgaggtcatgcaccagccagctccccacgttctttactcagaaccgtccatcactgtaaatggacagagacttcagacagtggaccatTTCACGTACCTGGGCAGTACCCTTTCCTGAGCAGCgtcaatcgatgatgaagtaaactgcagaattgctaaagccacCTCTGCATTTGGCCGATTGTGCTCCAACATTTGGGAACgtcgagggatcagcctaccaacaaagctgaaggtctaccgagcagtggagcttccaactctgctgtatgcctgcgagacgtggactgtctattggagtcatgcacgaaggctcaatcacttccacatttcctgtctgcgaaagcttctaaaaatcagatggcaggacaaagtgcccgatactgatgtccttactagagccagtctgccgtcagttcacacattgctgatgagagcccagaccaggtgggccggacatgtcgtgagaatgtcagatgaacgcattcctaaacagTTCTTCTATGGAGAATtcactcagggaaagcgctcccatggaggacaaaagaagcggttcaaggacacactgaagacctctttgaagttCTTCGAGATCAACACtgccacatgggaaaccttcgcactgaaccgtccagcatggcacagcctcattcacacaggca